A window of Gloeocapsopsis sp. IPPAS B-1203 contains these coding sequences:
- a CDS encoding BrnT family toxin, translating to MEFEWDKSKNYSNISKHGIDFEQAKRVFEDPNLLIFVDNRFDYGEIREISIGKLLLTTQQKIIIVVVVYTQRDSKIRLISARKANKKERKRYEQQ from the coding sequence ATGGAATTTGAATGGGACAAAAGCAAAAATTATAGCAATATATCAAAGCATGGTATTGATTTTGAGCAGGCTAAAAGGGTTTTTGAAGACCCAAATTTGCTTATCTTTGTGGACAATCGCTTTGATTATGGAGAAATTAGAGAAATTTCTATCGGTAAGTTACTGCTTACCACCCAGCAAAAAATTATCATTGTCGTAGTTGTTTACACTCAAAGGGATAGTAAAATTCGTTTAATTTCAGCTAGAAAAGCTAATAAAAAAGAGAGGAAAAGATATGAGCAACAGTAA